In the Clostridium beijerinckii genome, one interval contains:
- the sfsA gene encoding DNA/RNA nuclease SfsA, giving the protein MKYNNILKGKFISRPNRFIAYVEIDGNEEVCHVKNTGRCKELLTSNATVFIQKNDNPKRKTKFSLIGVIKGDRMINMDSQVTNKVVHEWILKGNLLKDVTLIKPETKYKNSRFDFYVETKHQKIFIEVKGVTLENNGIVKFPDAPTERGVKHLRELIDCVREGYDAYVIFVIQMKDVVHFEPNVETHKEFGDTLKYAKENGVNIVAVDCLVDEDSINIRDYVDVIL; this is encoded by the coding sequence ATGAAATATAATAATATTCTGAAAGGAAAATTTATCTCAAGACCAAATAGATTTATAGCTTATGTTGAAATTGATGGCAATGAAGAAGTCTGCCATGTAAAAAATACTGGAAGATGCAAGGAACTTTTGACATCTAATGCGACAGTATTTATTCAAAAAAATGATAATCCAAAAAGGAAAACCAAGTTTTCTCTTATAGGCGTTATAAAAGGAGACAGAATGATCAATATGGATTCTCAAGTAACTAATAAGGTTGTTCATGAATGGATATTAAAAGGGAACCTCTTAAAAGATGTGACTTTAATAAAACCAGAAACTAAATATAAGAATTCAAGGTTTGACTTTTATGTTGAGACAAAGCATCAGAAAATTTTTATAGAGGTAAAAGGGGTGACTTTAGAGAATAATGGAATTGTAAAGTTTCCTGATGCACCTACAGAAAGAGGTGTTAAACATCTTAGAGAGCTCATTGATTGCGTTAGAGAAGGGTATGATGCTTACGTAATATTTGTAATACAAATGAAAGATGTTGTTCATTTTGAACCTAATGTAGAGACTCATAAGGAATTTGGAGATACACTAAAATATGCAAAAGAGAATGGTGTAAATATAGTTGCAGTAGACTGTTTAGTAGATGAAGACAGTATTAATATAAGGGATTATGTTGATGTAATATTATAG
- a CDS encoding sporulation-associated protein: MRYTRYEYKKSGRMKFLCSVVVIVGISIVGGVFISNVIFDGKSVQNVGINSSKSSTQGDYNGTIKNIIALQCGYYSKEENAKESLSAISKYCQPFIVEDDGKYRVLAGIYNEEDGLKKIEEFKSNNIDVAKISLGASSDDLENKKLIEIMNGFLTIVNKLQDNQVKSIKTAEFKAWTDGIVNEGSTAKSNKISQLYDYVKNLPDEMDKTNSSNDMQELYKLIKN; this comes from the coding sequence ATGAGATACACAAGATATGAATATAAAAAATCAGGCAGGATGAAATTCTTATGTAGTGTTGTCGTTATCGTTGGGATATCTATAGTTGGAGGAGTGTTTATTAGCAATGTTATCTTTGATGGGAAGAGTGTACAAAACGTAGGCATAAATAGTTCAAAATCTTCAACTCAAGGTGACTATAACGGTACAATAAAAAATATCATCGCACTGCAATGTGGTTATTATTCAAAAGAGGAGAATGCAAAAGAGTCGCTATCTGCAATATCAAAATACTGTCAGCCATTTATAGTAGAAGATGATGGTAAATATAGAGTTTTAGCAGGAATATATAATGAGGAAGATGGCTTAAAAAAGATAGAAGAATTCAAGTCCAATAATATTGATGTCGCTAAAATTAGTTTAGGTGCTTCTAGTGATGACTTGGAAAATAAAAAGCTCATAGAAATTATGAATGGATTTTTGACAATTGTGAATAAGTTACAAGATAATCAGGTGAAAAGTATAAAAACAGCAGAATTTAAAGCCTGGACGGATGGAATTGTAAATGAAGGAAGCACAGCCAAATCAAATAAGATAAGCCAATTATATGATTATGTAAAAAATCTGCCTGATGAAATGGATAAAACGAACAGTAGCAATGATATGCAGGAGTTATATAAACTTATTAAAAACTGA
- the minC gene encoding septum site-determining protein MinC: MYNNDGILIKGNKDGINTTINMNKFACFDDMLVLLIKKLSKGKHFYKGTTLILRIDLKLVNKKEVGILKEKLLTQIELKDIVLEDIEKEIEQVNEKEVKVFSGVYEGKTKFIRKTVRSGECINYQGNIVIVGDINSGAEVYAAGNVIVLGRIRGKVSAGTNGNIKAVIAAFLLQPELLKIANVIAMSPDDIEKPSYPELARIRDGLIIVEPYLPNKYIY, from the coding sequence ATGTATAATAATGATGGTATTTTAATAAAGGGAAATAAAGATGGAATAAATACAACTATCAATATGAATAAATTTGCTTGTTTTGATGATATGCTTGTATTACTAATAAAGAAACTTTCTAAAGGAAAGCATTTTTATAAAGGGACAACTCTAATATTAAGAATAGATTTAAAATTGGTTAATAAAAAGGAAGTAGGCATTCTTAAAGAAAAATTATTAACTCAAATTGAATTAAAAGATATTGTTCTAGAGGATATAGAAAAGGAAATTGAGCAGGTGAACGAAAAAGAGGTTAAGGTATTTTCCGGTGTATACGAAGGGAAAACTAAATTTATAAGAAAGACAGTTAGAAGCGGAGAATGTATTAATTACCAAGGAAACATAGTTATAGTAGGAGACATAAATAGTGGTGCAGAAGTATATGCAGCAGGGAATGTAATTGTTTTAGGACGTATAAGGGGTAAAGTGAGCGCTGGGACTAATGGAAATATAAAAGCGGTAATAGCAGCATTCCTACTACAACCTGAACTATTAAAAATTGCAAATGTTATAGCTATGTCTCCAGATGATATCGAAAAGCCAAGCTATCCAGAATTAGCAAGAATTAGGGATGGGTTGATAATAGTGGAGCCATATTTACCAAATAAATATATATACTAA
- a CDS encoding penicillin-binding transpeptidase domain-containing protein, with translation MIVNKPTNKKKKKISRYTVLSIIMIAIFSVIILKLLYIQVFNYDEYKDKADVTSTRFISEKAPRGKIYDDKGNVLATNIQTYTITYTETKDADKQFYITMKELFKILDENGESIQDSLPLKIDGNNNIYFEYKTNEKQSQNIEELRFKKDRGLNDTLKNKMFKDVEELSDEQNAKLDEELLKITPDDAFYALVKSYNLIGLVDPDYDSKEKKNVYSKMEGKDLTDMILKEGYSLNDIRKFMLVKDAIKMQSFKGYKSVTIAENIKKDTSLVVMQKKYDLPGINVSSAPIRSYPYNNLASSVLGYVSSINDTQKSAYELKGYDVSSDYVGKSGIESAFEEQLKGVKGGTTVKVNSKGSVSQELFKLEPYPGNDVHLTIDRDIQYAADQALADKIADMQATGRDDKGNRLLNATRGALVAVEVKTGRVLALTSYPNLNPNLFTVPGQLTPEQYQDYFNPDLEKFGQEFIKRMGINKTVDYLFPKLNNGTRWDKFDLYPKATFNYATQSLIPPGSTFKPLTAIAGLESGAISPGTIINDTGSFNTHPEIFGSAFNPGGLEAAQGPIGLTKAIAQSINFYFYETATQMYINAGGLSKNVEDKARALNSIANYAWQFGLGIDPNSNAKQSTGIEIGENFGQTYNFTSWRNTVLQMSTDNIINFLDSGNYNNTIYFTPINIRDKEDDNDEVRKSKKAIKDKVKDTINKDVDDPTAVGHDAFAKDIRKDVLNLMNNSDEYKASIAGRNINLDAQATSISQALAQFAANDQPGQVRSPGSLVSASIGQGMNNFTPLQLASYISTFANGGTRYKIHLVDKITDGDGNVVQEFKPEVLNTVKISKETQDAVKQGMTAVNQEADGTGSSTFLGYPIPTAGKTGTADVSDDQLEKGREPYATYVSFAPANDPQIAVAAVVFDGGHGSSIAPVVRAVYDAYFKDQLKNDTQYTSSSETWKKYVLGNPYNQEANASQANTNKTH, from the coding sequence ATGATAGTAAATAAACCAACTAATAAAAAGAAAAAGAAGATTTCTAGATATACAGTTTTATCTATAATTATGATAGCTATATTTTCAGTGATCATTCTAAAATTGTTATATATTCAAGTATTTAATTATGATGAATATAAGGATAAAGCAGATGTAACATCAACAAGATTTATATCAGAAAAAGCCCCAAGGGGTAAAATATATGATGACAAAGGAAATGTTTTAGCAACTAATATTCAAACATACACTATTACATATACGGAAACAAAAGATGCTGATAAACAGTTTTATATAACTATGAAAGAACTTTTTAAAATATTGGATGAAAATGGAGAAAGCATTCAGGATTCGTTACCTTTAAAAATTGATGGTAATAATAATATATATTTTGAGTATAAAACTAATGAGAAACAATCCCAAAATATAGAGGAATTGAGATTTAAAAAGGATAGGGGACTGAATGACACTCTAAAAAACAAAATGTTCAAGGATGTTGAAGAATTATCGGATGAACAAAATGCAAAACTAGATGAAGAACTTCTGAAAATAACTCCTGACGATGCATTTTATGCATTAGTTAAATCGTATAATTTAATTGGCCTTGTAGACCCAGATTATGACTCAAAAGAAAAGAAGAATGTCTATTCTAAAATGGAAGGCAAGGATTTAACAGATATGATTTTAAAAGAAGGGTATTCTTTAAATGATATTAGAAAATTTATGCTTGTAAAAGATGCTATAAAAATGCAAAGTTTTAAAGGATATAAATCAGTAACTATTGCAGAGAATATTAAGAAAGATACTTCATTAGTAGTAATGCAAAAGAAATATGATTTGCCAGGAATAAATGTGAGTTCGGCACCCATAAGATCATATCCATATAATAATTTAGCATCTTCAGTTTTAGGATATGTATCTTCAATTAATGATACACAAAAATCAGCGTATGAACTTAAAGGGTATGATGTTTCATCAGATTATGTAGGAAAGTCTGGAATAGAATCGGCTTTCGAAGAACAATTAAAAGGAGTTAAGGGTGGAACAACTGTTAAAGTTAACTCTAAAGGAAGCGTTTCGCAAGAGCTATTTAAACTTGAACCGTATCCAGGAAATGATGTGCATCTTACAATAGATAGAGATATTCAATATGCAGCAGATCAAGCATTAGCAGATAAAATTGCTGATATGCAGGCTACCGGAAGAGATGATAAAGGAAATAGACTATTGAATGCAACCAGAGGTGCATTGGTAGCAGTTGAAGTTAAAACTGGAAGGGTATTAGCTTTAACAAGTTATCCTAATTTGAATCCAAATTTATTTACAGTTCCAGGACAGTTAACTCCTGAGCAGTATCAGGATTATTTTAATCCTGATTTGGAAAAGTTTGGACAGGAATTTATTAAAAGAATGGGTATTAATAAAACTGTTGATTATTTATTTCCTAAATTAAATAATGGAACTAGATGGGATAAATTTGATTTATATCCAAAAGCAACGTTTAATTATGCAACTCAGTCACTAATTCCACCTGGTTCTACATTTAAGCCACTTACAGCTATTGCAGGTTTAGAGTCGGGAGCAATTAGTCCAGGTACAATTATAAATGATACTGGAAGTTTTAATACTCACCCAGAAATTTTTGGTTCGGCTTTTAACCCAGGAGGACTAGAAGCTGCACAAGGACCAATAGGTTTAACGAAAGCTATTGCACAATCGATTAACTTTTATTTTTATGAAACTGCTACTCAGATGTATATAAATGCAGGTGGTTTGAGCAAAAATGTTGAAGATAAAGCTAGAGCTTTAAATTCCATAGCAAACTATGCTTGGCAGTTTGGATTGGGGATTGATCCTAATAGTAATGCTAAGCAATCGACAGGAATAGAAATAGGAGAAAACTTTGGTCAAACTTATAATTTTACATCATGGAGAAATACTGTGCTACAGATGTCTACAGATAATATAATTAATTTTCTAGATAGCGGAAATTATAATAATACAATATATTTTACTCCAATTAATATAAGGGATAAAGAAGATGACAATGATGAAGTTAGGAAGTCTAAGAAAGCTATAAAAGATAAAGTTAAAGATACAATAAATAAAGATGTTGATGATCCAACAGCGGTTGGTCATGATGCATTTGCTAAAGATATTAGGAAAGATGTATTAAATTTGATGAATAATTCAGATGAGTACAAAGCGAGTATTGCAGGAAGAAATATAAATTTAGATGCTCAAGCAACGTCAATATCTCAAGCCTTAGCTCAATTTGCAGCTAATGATCAGCCAGGACAAGTAAGGTCACCAGGATCCCTTGTTTCAGCATCAATAGGTCAGGGTATGAATAACTTTACTCCATTACAATTGGCATCGTATATCTCAACTTTTGCAAATGGGGGAACAAGATATAAGATTCATTTAGTAGATAAGATTACAGATGGTGATGGAAATGTAGTTCAAGAGTTTAAACCAGAAGTTTTAAATACAGTTAAAATATCAAAAGAGACTCAGGATGCCGTTAAACAAGGAATGACAGCGGTTAACCAAGAAGCAGATGGTACAGGTAGTTCTACATTTTTAGGATATCCAATACCAACAGCTGGTAAGACTGGTACAGCCGATGTTTCAGATGATCAATTAGAAAAAGGAAGGGAACCTTACGCAACATATGTCAGTTTTGCACCAGCAAATGATCCACAGATAGCTGTAGCAGCAGTAGTATTTGATGGAGGCCATGGAAGTAGTATTGCGCCAGTGGTAAGGGCGGTTTATGATGCTTATTTCAAGGATCAATTAAAGAATGACACACAGTATACTTCATCATCAGAGACATGGAAAAAATATGTTTTAGGTAATCCGTATAACCAAGAAGCAAATGCTTCACAGGCGAATACAAATAAAACTCATTAA
- a CDS encoding C40 family peptidase, giving the protein MKIKNNRLMKCVITTFIFSGVFLINMQHAKADTTLTHNRGITIKTSELKTAKVIKAPSDSETVSNGEDSVSRGAISKGNEVVNYAYKFLGKPYVYGAVGPNAFDCSGLTQYVYNKFGVDISRTTYTQVNVGTKVDKSNLRAGDLVFFNTEGSISHVGIYIGNGEFIHAPRSGKPVMVSSLCDGYYSERYATARRIFC; this is encoded by the coding sequence ATGAAAATTAAAAATAATAGGCTTATGAAATGTGTAATTACAACTTTTATTTTTTCGGGAGTTTTTCTTATTAATATGCAACATGCCAAAGCTGATACTACATTAACACATAATAGAGGAATTACAATTAAGACTAGTGAACTTAAAACGGCTAAAGTGATAAAAGCACCATCAGATTCAGAAACAGTATCAAATGGTGAAGATTCAGTATCAAGAGGAGCAATTAGTAAGGGAAATGAAGTCGTAAATTATGCATATAAGTTTTTAGGAAAGCCATATGTTTATGGAGCGGTTGGTCCAAATGCTTTTGATTGTTCAGGATTAACACAATATGTTTATAATAAATTTGGTGTAGATATATCAAGAACTACATATACACAAGTAAATGTAGGGACTAAAGTGGATAAAAGTAATTTAAGAGCTGGAGATTTAGTTTTTTTTAATACAGAAGGATCAATTAGTCATGTGGGAATTTATATTGGAAACGGAGAATTTATACATGCGCCAAGGTCTGGAAAACCAGTAATGGTAAGTTCATTGTGTGATGGATACTATTCAGAAAGATATGCTACTGCAAGAAGAATTTTTTGCTAA
- the minD gene encoding septum site-determining protein MinD: protein MGVSIVITSGKGGVGKTTTTANIGTALASLGKKVVVIDGDTGLRNLDVLLGLENRIVYTIIDVIEGRCRLKQGLIKDKRFANLFLLPTAQTKDKDDISPQEMLKIVNELKEEFDYVLIDSPAGIEQGFENAVIGAEKAIIVVNPEITSVRDADRVIGKLDSKGLEDHSVIVNRLNYEMTKNGDMLDVADIIETLSVELLGVVPDDKNITISTNKGEPIVLEEGAIAGQAFRNIARRITGEEVPIIDLHTEEHQGFFSSLKKLFKRN from the coding sequence ATGGGAGTATCTATTGTAATAACTTCAGGTAAAGGTGGAGTTGGAAAAACAACAACTACAGCCAATATAGGAACTGCTTTAGCATCACTTGGTAAGAAAGTAGTTGTTATAGATGGAGATACAGGGCTTAGAAATTTAGATGTATTGCTAGGATTAGAAAACAGAATAGTATATACAATAATTGATGTTATAGAAGGAAGATGCAGATTAAAACAAGGGCTTATAAAAGACAAGAGATTTGCAAATTTATTTCTTTTACCAACAGCGCAAACTAAGGATAAAGATGATATAAGTCCACAGGAAATGTTAAAAATAGTAAATGAATTAAAAGAAGAGTTTGATTATGTCTTAATAGATTCTCCAGCAGGAATAGAACAAGGTTTTGAAAATGCTGTAATAGGTGCAGAAAAAGCAATTATTGTTGTAAATCCAGAAATAACATCTGTTAGAGATGCTGATAGGGTTATTGGTAAGCTTGATTCAAAGGGATTGGAAGACCATTCTGTTATTGTAAATAGATTGAACTATGAAATGACTAAGAATGGAGACATGCTTGATGTAGCTGATATTATTGAAACATTATCAGTAGAGTTACTTGGAGTAGTTCCGGATGATAAGAATATAACTATTTCAACTAATAAAGGTGAACCTATTGTGTTAGAAGAAGGTGCGATTGCTGGACAAGCATTCAGAAACATAGCTAGAAGAATTACAGGTGAAGAAGTTCCTATTATTGATTTACATACAGAAGAGCATCAGGGATTTTTTAGCTCCTTAAAGAAGCTATTTAAGCGAAATTAA
- the mreD gene encoding rod shape-determining protein MreD, protein MEKLIIILISIGLVILDNSLIPFFSIKGAYPSLLFTFAIAYSLVNKKERAVFMGVMSGILQDIFFFNGFGVNSLLNLFLCLLASFIGAGIIKTKRLIPVISAFFITIIKYAGVMLIFNFFNIEIQFSKSIIMGVYNGVIMFFVYKLVMNVYDDEYSKQRWRFR, encoded by the coding sequence ATGGAAAAATTAATTATTATTTTGATTTCTATAGGATTGGTTATATTAGATAACTCACTAATTCCGTTTTTTTCAATAAAAGGAGCATATCCCAGTTTGCTGTTTACTTTCGCTATAGCTTATTCATTAGTCAATAAGAAAGAACGAGCTGTATTTATGGGTGTTATGAGTGGGATACTTCAAGATATTTTCTTTTTTAATGGTTTTGGTGTAAATTCATTATTGAATTTATTTCTATGTCTTCTGGCAAGTTTTATTGGAGCAGGAATAATAAAGACTAAGAGACTGATACCTGTGATCTCGGCTTTTTTTATAACAATAATTAAATACGCAGGAGTTATGTTGATATTTAATTTTTTTAATATTGAAATACAATTTTCTAAAAGTATCATTATGGGGGTATACAACGGAGTAATAATGTTTTTTGTGTATAAATTAGTAATGAATGTTTATGATGATGAGTATTCAAAGCAAAGATGGAGGTTTAGATGA
- the radC gene encoding RadC family protein, with protein sequence MESSLKIKDIPQNERPKEKLLTYGAESLSNSELLAIIIRTGTQGENVLQLCSRLLSELEGLNGILDASFDDIVSIKGIKQGKASQILALAELFKRFRTLKAINNDIKITSPKDLSSLLMGEMNELNQEVLKVVLLNTKNIVVGIKDVFKGSLNTSVVHPREIFKQAISKNSASIIICHNHPSGDPTPSREDINITLRIKECGNIIGIQLVDHIIIGNNKFVSLKERGLI encoded by the coding sequence ATGGAAAGTAGCCTTAAAATCAAAGATATACCACAAAATGAACGACCTAAAGAGAAATTATTAACTTATGGAGCAGAATCTTTAAGTAATTCGGAATTATTAGCAATAATAATTAGGACTGGAACACAAGGAGAGAATGTTCTTCAATTGTGTAGCAGGCTTTTATCTGAGCTAGAAGGGCTAAATGGTATTTTAGATGCAAGTTTTGATGATATAGTATCTATAAAAGGTATTAAACAAGGAAAAGCTTCACAAATTTTAGCTTTAGCTGAGCTTTTTAAGAGATTTAGAACATTGAAAGCAATAAATAATGACATCAAAATAACTTCACCAAAAGACTTATCAAGTCTTCTCATGGGAGAAATGAACGAATTAAATCAAGAAGTATTAAAAGTTGTCTTATTAAATACCAAGAATATAGTTGTTGGTATTAAAGATGTTTTTAAGGGTAGTTTAAATACGTCGGTTGTGCATCCGAGAGAAATTTTTAAGCAAGCTATAAGTAAGAATAGCGCATCGATAATTATATGTCATAATCATCCGTCAGGCGATCCGACGCCTAGCAGAGAAGACATAAATATAACACTAAGAATTAAAGAATGTGGAAATATTATAGGAATTCAATTAGTAGACCATATTATAATAGGAAATAATAAATTTGTTAGCCTCAAAGAAAGAGGACTAATATAG
- a CDS encoding rod shape-determining protein — translation MGFFGSGKDMGIDLGTANTLVFVKGKGIVLREPSVVAMNTMTKKTLAVGSEAKLMIGRTPGNIVAIRPLKDGVIADFDTAQTMMKSLIEKVSTKNAFKNPRIIVCYPSGVTEVEKRAIEEATKLSGARDVILMEEPMAAAIGAGLPVSEPTGSMIVDIGGGTTEVAIISLGGIVTSKSLRIAGDELDQSIISYIKKEFNLMVGERTAEQVKMEIGSAYRTSDEETVMEIKGRDMITGLPKIVEISETQVREALKEPVYAIIESIKTTLEKTPPELSADIMEKGIMLAGGGAYLKGLDILINKETNMPVHIAEAPLDCVVLGAGKALEDFDKISRDQRG, via the coding sequence ATGGGATTTTTTGGATCAGGAAAAGATATGGGGATAGATTTGGGAACTGCAAACACCCTAGTATTTGTAAAAGGTAAAGGAATAGTTTTAAGAGAACCATCTGTTGTTGCAATGAACACTATGACTAAAAAGACATTAGCGGTTGGATCAGAAGCTAAGCTTATGATTGGTAGAACCCCAGGAAATATAGTAGCTATAAGACCATTAAAAGATGGAGTAATTGCAGATTTTGATACAGCTCAAACAATGATGAAAAGTCTAATAGAAAAAGTATCAACTAAGAATGCATTTAAAAATCCAAGAATAATAGTTTGTTATCCATCAGGAGTTACAGAAGTTGAGAAAAGAGCTATCGAAGAAGCTACAAAACTTTCAGGAGCTAGAGATGTTATTTTAATGGAAGAACCAATGGCAGCAGCAATTGGAGCAGGGCTTCCAGTAAGCGAACCAACAGGAAGTATGATAGTTGATATTGGCGGTGGAACAACAGAAGTTGCTATTATTTCATTAGGTGGTATAGTAACTAGTAAGTCACTTAGAATAGCTGGTGATGAGTTAGATCAATCAATAATATCTTATATTAAAAAAGAATTTAACTTAATGGTTGGAGAAAGAACAGCTGAACAAGTTAAAATGGAAATAGGTTCAGCTTATAGGACTTCAGATGAAGAAACAGTCATGGAGATTAAAGGAAGAGATATGATTACTGGGCTTCCAAAGATTGTTGAAATTTCAGAAACTCAAGTTAGAGAAGCTTTAAAAGAACCAGTATATGCTATTATAGAATCAATTAAGACAACATTGGAAAAGACTCCACCAGAACTTTCAGCAGATATTATGGAAAAAGGTATAATGTTAGCAGGTGGCGGGGCATATCTAAAAGGATTAGATATACTTATAAATAAAGAAACAAACATGCCTGTACATATTGCGGAGGCACCTCTTGATTGCGTAGTACTTGGAGCAGGGAAGGCACTAGAAGATTTTGATAAAATTAGCAGAGATCAAAGAGGTTAA
- the minE gene encoding cell division topological specificity factor MinE, with protein MGFFKSLNSKPTPKEVAKDRLKLILIHDRGEIAPDIIEKIREEILEVISKYIDIQVEDVEISVNKNGDEEGENTSALIANIPIKSIKGR; from the coding sequence ATGGGTTTTTTTAAGAGTTTAAATAGTAAGCCAACACCTAAAGAAGTTGCAAAAGACAGACTAAAGCTAATTCTTATACATGATAGAGGAGAAATTGCCCCAGATATTATTGAGAAAATAAGAGAAGAGATTTTAGAAGTAATTTCTAAGTATATTGATATACAAGTTGAGGATGTTGAAATATCCGTAAATAAGAATGGAGATGAAGAAGGTGAAAATACTTCTGCATTAATAGCTAACATTCCAATTAAAAGTATAAAGGGAAGATAA
- the mreC gene encoding rod shape-determining protein MreC, translated as MKLLKNKLAVTIIVLSVSFLGLIVYTVRKENRSIIESGAGSTLNPVQSLLYSGTSRIKETLDFFLNFSEVKAQNKELIKENQELENELASYSDLKEENDRLRQVLNFQEERNNYNYVACDIIGYSGGNFLDGYVVNKGKNDNIQKGMIVIAAQGLVGQVTSVGSNWCIVQSLINENIAVSVMDQSTRDATGYIKGFKDSTGENLAKVYDLPMNSDVKEGDVIMTSGVGMLYPKEIRIGEVISVEEDKVKVMKNAVVKPYVDFNKLEELFIVSPKDTREIKYN; from the coding sequence ATGAAGCTTCTTAAGAATAAACTGGCAGTAACTATTATAGTACTGTCAGTTAGCTTTTTAGGGTTAATAGTTTATACAGTTAGAAAGGAAAATAGAAGTATTATTGAAAGTGGTGCCGGTAGTACTTTAAATCCAGTGCAAAGTCTCTTATATTCAGGAACTAGTAGGATTAAAGAGACCTTAGATTTTTTCTTGAATTTTTCAGAAGTAAAAGCGCAAAATAAAGAATTAATTAAAGAAAATCAAGAACTTGAAAATGAGTTGGCTAGTTATTCAGATTTAAAAGAAGAAAATGATAGATTAAGACAAGTGTTGAATTTTCAGGAAGAAAGAAACAATTATAACTATGTAGCATGTGATATTATAGGATATAGTGGTGGAAACTTTTTAGATGGTTATGTGGTAAATAAAGGAAAAAATGACAATATACAAAAGGGTATGATTGTTATAGCGGCTCAAGGGCTAGTGGGACAAGTAACCAGTGTTGGGAGTAATTGGTGCATAGTTCAATCTCTGATTAATGAAAATATAGCAGTAAGTGTTATGGATCAAAGTACTAGAGATGCTACAGGTTATATAAAAGGTTTCAAAGATAGTACGGGAGAAAACTTAGCTAAGGTATATGATCTTCCAATGAATTCAGATGTTAAGGAAGGCGATGTAATAATGACATCTGGAGTAGGAATGCTTTATCCAAAGGAAATTAGAATTGGTGAAGTAATTTCAGTAGAAGAAGATAAAGTAAAAGTAATGAAGAATGCAGTTGTAAAACCATATGTAGATTTTAATAAGTTAGAAGAATTATTTATTGTCTCTCCAAAGGATACGAGAGAAATTAAATATAATTAG
- a CDS encoding Maf-like protein, giving the protein MKVILASASERRQELLSRLIKNFDVIVSNFDESKVIFEGSIDRYVKDIALGKALNVKNKLDEDAIIISADTVVTIDNMILGKPRDEEDAFNIIKSLQGRKHLVYSGVVVINTAKNLTIQESLSTEVTFSEISDDEILEYIKTGEPLDKAGAYGIQGIGGIFVEEIRGCYYNVVGLPLNKLKFMLKEIQ; this is encoded by the coding sequence ATGAAAGTAATATTAGCTTCTGCTTCAGAAAGACGACAAGAACTCTTAAGTAGATTAATTAAGAATTTTGATGTTATTGTCAGTAATTTTGATGAGAGTAAAGTTATTTTTGAGGGCTCTATAGATAGATATGTTAAAGACATAGCTTTAGGAAAGGCACTGAATGTTAAGAATAAGCTAGATGAGGATGCGATTATAATTTCAGCTGATACTGTAGTCACCATAGACAATATGATACTAGGAAAACCAAGAGATGAAGAAGATGCTTTTAATATTATAAAATCACTTCAAGGTAGAAAACATTTGGTTTATTCTGGTGTTGTTGTGATTAATACAGCTAAAAATTTGACGATTCAAGAGAGTTTATCTACTGAAGTTACTTTTTCTGAAATAAGCGACGATGAAATATTAGAATACATAAAAACTGGTGAGCCTTTAGATAAAGCTGGCGCTTATGGAATCCAGGGGATAGGTGGAATATTTGTTGAAGAGATAAGAGGATGTTATTACAACGTTGTTGGACTGCCACTGAATAAGCTAAAGTTTATGCTTAAAGAGATACAATAA